The region GTGTTGTTTCTCCCTGTGAAGAATTTCTCAGCTattcttcatttcattcattcattcaaacaaacaacaaaagtcAACCTTCAACACCTCTTCTCTGAGGTCCCTCCCCAGTCCCAGAAAAATATACTCcacattttctgctttatttcataCCTTGACCACAGTATTTATCCTGGGATGGTCTAGTTAGTTATATATCTGCTTTCTCCAGCAGACTATGACATCATTCAGGTAAGATCATGTGTGTCTTCTTCATCTTTGCCTTCCCTGCTTCTGGTACTGAGTTATCCATCAAATGACATCTGAATGAGTGAAAATGAAAGGGAACTGGATCCCATCTTTTATTATTACAAATTGTTCTAGGCTGACCATCTGAGCAGCTACAACCAGGAAACTGAGGAATGGGAAAAGATCTTGAAATGGACTCAGACAGACTTGAGGAGGGTTTGGGATACACTAAATTTGGAATCATTTGAAATGTACTTGCACCTTCCCCTTTAGGTTCTTGTTTACTGAGAAACAAGGGAGAAACAGCACTGAGGGGGTTTTTAGGAGCTTAAGAGAAGTGACCAGGCAAGAGTTTGTCTCCACTCCAGGAGCAAGTGCTAGCTCACCGCAGTGCCTGGAGACACAGACACAGTGGTGCTGGTCTGGTCTGGAAGGTTCCGTGGCTGCTCTCTGATTCTGAGAAGTACAGAGACAGGGGAAAAATGGTCTCTGCCTCTGCCCCCTTCTCTTCCATCATCCTTTTTCCAGTGTCCTTCTATCTCTACATCACTGTTAGAATAAACTTCATAGCAACTATATTCCCCAAGTGTGTTGCTATGGTCGATGAATTCAGTCATGAAAACAATAGTTCACTGTATTGAAATAGCACTTTTTTCAGCCTTAGCATATTTCAgccaaaaagtaaagaaatgtaGGCATGGGGACCAAACTCAAATCCTTTCAGCAAACAGAAAAGCCAAAGGTACAAAACAATGACAGCTTGGACACAGCATTGCCTCCTGGTTATACTGAACAATACAAAGCCAAGTCCAGATTTTCTGACACAGCATCACAGCACAGTCACCACTCCATGGATTCCCCCGTCTGCCCTTTCCACATCCCCATTCACATGCTGCATGTCTGCAGCCAGGACTGCTTCCCGGATGAGCCCAACAGATAGGGTTTGTAGGTGATACAGTACACCAGTCCCTCTGCTTCACTCACAAGAGACCTGTCTCAGGTCCCAGCCCCACATCCTTCTCTTCGCACAATGCTTTTATGTTTTTTAGGGTGCCTTGGGGATGCACCTGTCCCATTTTTTCAACAACTTGTAGACCAATAAAATGAGGGCTTATTCAATGCAGGCATTGGAGGAGACAAACACTGCAGCCAAGATGAAGAAGCACCAGGGTGAAGgggaaaagaagaggaggaggggatgtGGGAGGATGAAGAAAACAGATACTGAGAAGCAGAAGGTCCAGGTTGTTCTGCCTACTGGGGtgatctccttccttcccccatcaGCTGAATGATATTCTCAAGAGCGCACACGTCCCAGGGTCAGAGAGCCAGCCCTCGAGTCTGCATTCTGCCATTCACTCCTTATGTGTCCTTAACAAGTCACTTTATCTCTTCCAATCTTAGTCCCCACATTGTGAAATGTAGATAATCATAATGATACTTGTCATCTCAAATTCAAAGATATCTGTGAGAACCGtataaaaatgtttcataaaCTATGAAGTGCAGTTGAAGTGTTAGCAACTGATCTCTCCCTACAATGCTCAGGAAGGAAGCCCAGTTGATGTAGGACCTTCCTCAGAGATGACTTCACTTTCTTATCCCTGAGGCTGTAGATCAAGTGGTTGAGCATGGGGGTGACCAGGTTATTCAGGATCTGAACAGTTGCATCCATCCAGGGGCTTGGGGTCGGCCTTAGGTAGATGAGGACCACTGGCATGTATGAAAAGCAGGATGGCAGTGAGGTGGGCACTGCAGTGGAGAAGGCGTGCCGTTGGCCCTCTGTAGAGCGGATCTGCAGGATGGAGTAGACAATGCGACTGTAGGAGGTGAGGATGAGAAGGAAGCAGCTGAGGGGCATGAGGCCCACACTGATGAACCCCGCCATCTCCAGGGCTGAGGTGTCTGCACAAGCCAGCTTCAGCATCACTGGGATATCACAGAAGAAACAGTCCACCTCACTGGGGCCACAGAAGGACAATTCGAATGTGAGAGTAGTTACAAAGGTGGCCTGAATACAACCAGAAAATGAGGTCTCCATGGCCAGGATGGCATACACTCTGTGACTCATGATTATTGTGTAGCGCAGACGGTAACATATGGCAACAAAGTGGTCATAAGCCATTACTGTGTACAGGAAACACTCAGTACATCCCAGGAAATGGTAGAAGGTGAGCTGGGACATGCAGCCTGCATAGGAGATGGCTCGGCTGTTCCCTGAGAGGTAGAAGAGCATCTTGGGGGAACTCCCAGAAGGAAAAACTACGTCACACACTGACAGTTGACACAGGAAGAAGTACATGGGAGTGTGAAGTCGAATGGAGGAGACGACTGCCAGTAGGGTGAGCAGGCTCTCCATAAGGGTAAAGAGGCAGAAGGACAAAAACAGGACAAAGAGCATGGTCTCCAGATCCTCTGTGTGTGGGATGCCCGGCAGAATAAACTCGGTCACCACTGAAGCATTCCTCACACCTGTGAGGAAGTCAGACCTCGAAAAGGGACCCAAGACACCGAAGTCTGAACACCAGTATCGAATTATTAAGCTTTTTGCTGATCAGCGCTTTGGCTGTGTTTTTAGCAAGCAATAACCAGCCTGCTTATGAATGGCAAGTTCTGTATAAAAATATCAGGTAATAAGAAAAGGCTATTTTAGAGCCAGTCTATTCAACTCCTGGAAAGAATGTTTTGAGAGGCTGGTGGTTGTTTATGACAAGATCAGAAGTTTTGAGATATATTCAAAACATTCTCAGGTTAAGTAAGAAACTTTTTACAGTTGTTTAATTCATGGATTTACTCTCTTTAGGcctatttatattttgaaatctcACAAAATCTTTGAGAAGCAAACTCTCACTATGCATTACCTTCTgaaaaatatcaggaaaaaaattttgttagaaatcagaacacTTAATTttaatcctggctttgccacttattagctatagTAGTTCAAACAATTTATATAATGTCTTCCATAGACATAGTTTTATCAtacaaataatatgaaaataataattataacaaaaacATGAACAACAAAGATACCCTGGTATCATAGTAAAGTTAATGAAATTTCTGTGAAATTATCTGGCAAAACATAAATCCTAATGAAAAGTGTTtctatattttatgtttcttgAATTTAAGTGTTTAAGTACCTTCCTTTAATGTTGGCATTCTATAATTATTtgcaaataaatgttttatgaaataatattgttaaacgGACTTACATCACATCCTCTTCAGCTTACATCCTGGAGGTATAATGTCCCCAACTCTATCAGGAGATACTGCTCTGGTTCTTCTGGTCCTTTTAACATTTTCTAAGTGGACGTAAGGTGACTCTGAAACATTAGCAAAAGAAAGAGTAGCAGAAAGTGAAGTATCAAATTTGTGttactgtgatgaaaagagaaatacAATAACCCACATAGCAGAAAGTCCAAGAACAGCTCTAATGCGGAGGGTTAAACACAGGGACCTCTTCATCTCATTACTCactcaataataatgaaaactatGTTCCAAGAACTGGGCTCAACACTTTCAAAATgtgattcatttttttcaataaacctATATGAAGAAACTATTACTATTTCAATCTACAGATCAGAAAATTGAAGCTTAGAAAAATTAAGCATGTCGCCCAAAGTTGCAAGCTAGTATGTGACAGAGACAAGACTCAAACCTCTTTCATTCCACTCTTCATTAGGAAATCTGCCTTCTGTCTACCTCTGTTTTCTAAGAGCCTCTTCCACTGCTAGGCAGTAACATCCTTCTAGATGGGTTCATGTCACTGTTTTATTCTAAGGTGGGAAAAGTCTTCTTGTCTTACTTCTTCCTGGTCATTTCCAGTCTTGACTTTACAGCACACCTAGTTAATATCTAATTTAGTTTTAGAGAAGATACAACATGCTTTTCCCATTCTTTTGACACTATACCTTAGTATCAACTCCAATGTAGGAGCTTTCAAGTCATAGAGCCACATTCAACATGGGGATTCCAATCATAAACTGTGGCAAGTGCCACTGAAAAACACAACTAAGAGAATGACCAAGCCAAAATGAGTCACTCACACCACCCTAGAATTGAGCAAAAGTGATGACAGCAAAGGGAAAAACAGTGATACTCTGGGGGAAGTATGCTGCTGACAGCCTGCTTCTTATCACCAATTCTTGCCATACCTGAATAGTGTCTCTGAGAAAGGCAGATTTCTGTGAGCTCTGGATCACCTCCCCTTGGGCAGCAAAGTCAGAGGACTTCGGTCCTTGCCTATGATTAGATACCATTATAATCTATGATTCGATAATACAGTTTGAGTTTTTAAGTCCATTTCAGGAAGAAGAAGCCACAAGGACTAGGAAGGTCCCTGTATGTGGCCCCCGACTATGTGGGGAGCAGAGGCTAATGGTGAGACACGGGCAGTGGTCTGAGCACTCACATAGTCCGCCTGAGAACGCAGTTACGTTTTCCAGTTTTACAACAAGACCTCACATTGACTGCTTCTGAGCAGAGCACAGGGTGCTCCAGCCAAAGGAGCTTGAATTCTCCTACTTATAAAAAATTGAGCCTCATAGGGTTTGTGCAATCAAGACCTGTACACACTCACTCTTCCTGGATTGCTTCCTTGGAAGTTTATTCAGATCCCCTGAAGCCCTATTTGGAACTCAGTGATAGCTCTGAGGGAGGAATTAGTTTGTCAACCTTATTCATCATCCAGCTATGAattaataatagtagtgagaTCATAAGAAAGGGATGCTCTAATGTGGGAAATATCTATGTTCCTCCAAGATTATTTGCACGGTAGAATGAGCTCCAATTCTAACCTTAGATCACCTGCAATGCTATCCCTCTTTTTGGTTGCCTTATACACCTTCAGGCTTTTGCTAGTGATATCATTTGTCTACTGCTTTTGAAATTATCTACACATCCATGCAATTACACAGTTACCTCTAATAAACATCACTATTCCAGGTAGAAACCTAAtcagttatttattatttattatgcatCTACTATCGTTACGTGTCCTTCAGGTCAATACTCCTAAAGGGAGTATACGTTCAAAGGACAGTGACCAGTATAAATAAAGGGGTTGGCTGTAAACCTTCTCAAAAGGAAAATGATTGACTAAATAGATAATATTCAGTTAACAATTCATAGTAAGCATTTACCACATGCTAAGTGCTATGCTAATTCTCAAAatttattattacatttaatcTCCAAAAGAAACCTTATAAAGTAGGTGATGTTATTTGACAAAGAAACTGAAAAGCAGACTGAATAACCTGAAGATTACACAACTAGAAAGTGGCTGAGCTGAGACTATAATTTTAAAGCCAATGCTTTTAAGCTCAACGCAATGATGAATTCCAGAGATCTGAGTTTTGCacccaaagagaaacagagataTAATGTGATTTTTCAAATGCTTGCAAGGCTGTTCCACGTGGATTTTATATGCACTGTTCCACGGGTGATTCAGAAATCATGGGCAGATCTGGTAGAAAGACAGATTTATTTTCAATGTAGAAAGtttaattattagaaaatgtACATTGATGAAATAAGCAGCTCTTATGATGGAGTTATTTCCTGGTCTGGAAGTATCCAAGAAAGTGTAAAAAGAATCATCTTTCAGGTATGCCATTAAGGTTATTCTCAATTTGAATGAATAACTTGATTTAAAGTTCTCactaattttgaaattatttgattttatttatactGGAAAACTTTTCAATGATATCTAACACAATAAAAGTGGAACTTCAATGATAATAATTCTACTAACCCCTATGCAAAAGAAATTATGAATATAACCACAGTGGTTACAAAACTAACAATAGCTAttgtgaaaacattttaaaagaagaagaacagGAGTCACAGAGGGAGTCCAGATGCTACTCAGTGTTTTGCAAGATAGGAGTGGCCTGTTGGGATATCTTCGTGAATAGATCACAGttttaataataacttttttgTACATTTGCTATATAGCAGAATTCTGCTGAGCGCTCTACAGGTATTATCTCTTTCAATTCTCACTAGAAACCTACTAGGCAGGCAGTATTATTTCCCCCAATTTCTAGTAGAAAATTTACTCTCAAAGAGTTTAAGCAACTTAACCAACGTAATAGAGTTGGTTAATGGATCCAGAATTATATAATTCTTCTgagttataaagaaaaacaagcttGTAACTAATTCGGATTTTCAAATACTCATTTGTAACTAGTATCACATTTATGGTGGCTTGAGTTTTTCAATGcacttttgcctttttaaagttaattttctcAAGAACTAAGTAAGGTGGTtcttattaaccccattttacaaataaagacatTGAACTCACAGTAATTGTAACTTTCCTAAATTTAGACAGCAGAAGAGCCCAGGCACCCTcaggtttctctctctttccactaCATCCTCACTGCTTCCCAAGATGACCCCATGCAGAAAGCAGCTGTCCCTGTATGAGAGGagaattattaatatttactttagAGTTTGGAGGAGTCTTATGTATACCCTTAAGAGTCCTTACCATTTTTATCTTGTATTCCATGACAAGATTATGGCTTTAAACTataacgagagagagagagagaaacttcttCAGTTTATGTCTGAACAGTTATGAAACAGTTATGTTTCATAGGGATTGAGTCCCAGAAAGTTCAGTAGGTATTTCTCAAGGGAGCTGTCTTGTTATGATTGACTTGTAGGAAATTTTGCCCTATATTTGGATCATTCCCAAGAGTGACTGTTTTAATCAGAGAAAACAACGTGCCTTGTTTAACACCTTTTTCCTCTGCTCCAGAAATTGAAGTAAGGCACTAGCATATTCTAGCAACTACTGGTTTATCAACTAATCATTCAGCAGAACTTTCTGATTATGAATAGCAGGGCTAAGTCTAGGCATTCTTGGTCCAGTAACAAGTGCTTTATTATTTGTTGGCAGGGTTGGGGTCTGGGGTGAGTGGCCAAGTGagtttcttctttcctctgcaaaAACTCAGTGGGGAAGAGTTGGACTGTGAATCAAATGGAAGAGTAGGATGATGGCTATTTACTGGATGATAAATTTCTTAAGCTgttatttcccttccttcctttctttccctttttccgtttttttttcttctggtgggAAAGTGCTCAATTGCTTGTTGGGCTTCCTAACAATTTAATGGTTTCTATGGAAGAGGTGTGACCCACTTAATGGAGGAGCTAAAGTAATAAGCATAGGAATGAAACttatattttctgcatttttattgGGGAGAGATGGGAATGACAGAAATATCAGGAACTTGAATCCCTGGAAACTCTCTTGAGTGACTTGGTGTCCTCAGTAATCGCTAATTCCTAAGTGATTCCTCATGCTTCTATATGGTCCCCACTCCCACTATCAAAGCCTGTAAACTTCTGGAATATGGTTCAGGTAACTCAGCAGGCTACAATATTGAAACAACCCTTGTATCTGTTGGAGCAGACCAGGTACTAGCAGGGAGATCACTAATCTAGCAGGTTTGAGATATAGCACAGTCTGTCAAGCAAACTACAGTATTTCATTTCCATGGCACAAGTAGGTCAAAGTTCAGGAAGAGTAAAACTTTTAGTAACCAGCAGGTATCCTAGAAGATGCAGTACAGCATccctacaaaagaaaaagaaaacaaaacatatgcCTAGAGAGATGTATCTCTgtgtcatatatatacacacacacacacacacttatttatttatttattatgtatttat is a window of Eschrichtius robustus isolate mEscRob2 chromosome 11, mEscRob2.pri, whole genome shotgun sequence DNA encoding:
- the LOC137772122 gene encoding LOW QUALITY PROTEIN: olfactory receptor 10D1B-like (The sequence of the model RefSeq protein was modified relative to this genomic sequence to represent the inferred CDS: inserted 1 base in 1 codon; deleted 1 base in 1 codon), with the protein product MRRQKTIFQCKEQDKTSEKELNEMEISNLPDKALKIMVKEMLTELGRIEEHSENLNKERKYKKVSNQTKKYTRVQEGGTQRGAHQNWMRYSPKVQGPLDELAVWGSWATVLVVLWLHDSGKDMKCEWELLERKAMAWIHIHAESPYVHLENVKRTRRTRAVSPDRVGDIIPPGYFGVLGPFSRSDFLTGVRNASVVTEFILPGIPHTEDLETMLFVLFLSFCLFTLMESLLTLLAVVSSIRLHTPMYFFLCQLSVCDVVFPSGSSPKMLFYLSGNSRAISYAGCMSQLTFYHFLGCTECFLYTVMAYDHFVAICYRLRYTIIMSHRVYAILAMETSFSGCIQATFVTTLTFELSFCGPSEVDCFFCDIPVMLKLACADTSALEMAGFISVGLMPLSCFLLILTSYSRIVYSILQIRSTEGQRHAFSXCSAHLTAILLFYMPVVLIYLRPTPSPWMDATVQILNNLVTPMLNHLIYSLRDKKVKSSLRKVLHQLGFLPEHCRERSVANTSTALHSL